A single region of the bacterium BMS3Abin08 genome encodes:
- a CDS encoding HNH endonuclease, translating into MEFIPTVTDEDIKKEKTKARRLRATRWWRQKKQRGRCYYCGREYPPDELTMDHLVPLIRGGKSVKSNIVTSCKDCNNKKRYMLPLEWDDYLNRQKETDFSGDF; encoded by the coding sequence ATGGAGTTTATACCCACGGTTACGGATGAAGATATAAAGAAGGAGAAGACAAAGGCCCGGAGGCTCAGGGCAACACGGTGGTGGAGACAGAAGAAACAGCGGGGCAGGTGTTACTACTGCGGGAGGGAGTATCCACCTGATGAGTTGACTATGGATCATCTGGTACCCCTGATAAGGGGTGGCAAGAGCGTGAAGTCAAATATAGTCACATCCTGTAAGGACTGTAACAATAAGAAGAGGTATATGCTTCCCCTTGAATGGGATGACTATCTAAACAGACAGAAGGAGACTGATTTCAGCGGTGATTTTTGA